TGAAGGCAACACCGGCATCATCATCATTGCGGCGACGAACCGTCCTGATGTGTTGGATTCGGCTCTGCTGCGCCCCGGTCGTTTTGACCGTCAGGTCACGGTGGATGCCCCCGATGTGAAGGGTCGCTTGGAAGTGCTGGAAGTCCATTCCCGCAACAAGAAGCTGGCTCAAGAAGTGTCGTTGGAAGCGATCGCCCGTCGGACGCCTGGGTTTACCGGCGCTGATTTGGCCAACCTGCTGAATGAAGCGGCGATTTTGACCGCCCGTCGTCGCAAAGATGCGATCACCATGCGAGAAATCGACGATGCGGTGGATCGGGTGGTGGCCGGCATGGAAGGCACGCCGTTGGTGGATAGCAAGAGCAAGCGCTTGATTGCTTACCACGAGCTCGGTCATGCCATCGTCGGTACCCTGATCAAAGCCCATGACCCTGTGCAAAAAGTGACCCTGATTCCCCGTGGACAGGCCCAGGGGTTGACCTGGTTCACGCCCAATGAAGAGCAAGGGTTGATTTCCCGCGCCCAGCTACGGGCTCGGATCACCGGCGCTCTGGGTGGACGGGCTGCGGAACAGGTGATCTTTGGCGATGCCGAAGTGACCACTGGTGCCGGCAATGACCTACAGCAAGTCACTGGCATGGCCCGACAAATGGTGACCCGCTTCGGTATGTCTGACTTGGGGCCGCTGTCCTTGGAAACTCAGCAGGGAGAGGTCTTCCTGGGTCGAGATCTGATGACGCGCTCGGAATATTCGGAAGAAATTGCCTCGCGCATTGATGCTCAAGTGCGGGCGATCGTCGAGCATTGCTACGAAGAAGCCTGTCGGATCATCCGCGAAAATCGCTTGGTGATCGATCGCTTGGTAGATTTGCTGATCGAGAAAGAAACCATTGATGGCGACGAGTTCCGGCAAATTGTCTCGGAGTATGCCGAAGTTCCTGAGAAAGAGCAGTACGTCCCTCAGCTCTAAGAGCTGCTTGAGTAGAGTTGGTTGGTCGCTTGGTCGTTCCGTATCGAGTTCGCCCTGTGCTCTAGCCTGCTTGTACTTGTAGGGTACGATTGCCCTTGAATCCGCCGTTGTCCTATCCAGGATGCGGCGGATTTTTCATGGGGTGTTGGGTGGACTTTTTTATGGGGCGATCGCTCCCTCAGATCCCGACCTAAAAGCCGACAACGGTCTCAGTTTGATCTAGGCTAGAAGAACGTTATTTCGCCCACCCAAGCCCGATCTGTCATGTCGCCAAAACGTACCCGCAACCAAGAGAAAGTATTGTCTGTGCTGCGAGCCTTGGGGCGGGGTACCTCGGCACAGGATTTATTTGTCGAACTCCGCGATCGCAGCCAGGGTATGGGATTGGCCACGGTGTACCGAGCCCTTGACTCCCTAAAGCTAGAGGGTGTGGTGCAGGTGCGGACGGTGCCTAGCGGAGAAGCTCTGTACAGCCTGATTCAAGAAGATCGCCACCACTTGACCTGCTTGCAGTGCGGCCTGTCAATTGCCATTGATGAATGTCCCGTGCATGAGCTGCAGGAACGCCTGCATGATGCCTATCAGTTCAAAATCTACTACCATACCCTAGAATTTTTCGGGCTCTGTACGACCTGTCAGACGGCTCAGGCATCCATGGGCTAGGGAGATTACCTATGGGGGCTAGAGAGGGCGATCGCCTTCCCAGACAACATCTCTAAAACAGGTCTTCAATCTGTTCCTGAGGACATTTTGTTAGAAATCTTCAGTCAATTTTTCTGGGGCATAACCCACAAAAAATCGTCGGGTGTGTTACCTCTGCGTGATATGATCACCTGTGGTTTGCAAGACTGCGAACCGCTCAGTTTTCTAGTGGCTAAGCTCTGTGAACTCGCCAGACGGATTACCAGAACAAAATGCTTCGCAGGCAGTGGCCGCTCCCGCGCAACTGACACCTGAGCCAGACTCCTCCATGGCGGAGTTTTACCAACTTCAACAAAATTTGCTCATCACCACTCTTGTGATGGCAGGCGTAATTTTTGTGAGTGTTTGGGTGTTTTACACCGTGGCGATCGCACTGAACTATTTACTGGGTGCCTGCGTGGGTGTAGTTTATTTGAGGATGTTGGCCAAAAACGTCGAGGAACTCGGTCGGCAGCGGCAAAAGCTAGGTAGTGCTCGGTTAGCCCTGCTCATAGCCCTCATCCTAGTGGCGTCTCAGTGGAACCAACTGCAAATCATGCCTATTTTTTTAGGATTCCTAACCTACAAAGTGGCCTTGATTACCTACGTCCTCTGGACTAGCTTCGCACCTAGCCTCGATTAACCTCGACACGTCGTGTCTGACAGACTCTTTGGGGAACTTCAACGAATGGACATGCTGAATGATTTGATTACAATTCAACACTTCCCCCTGGCAGAACTGGAAGTCGGCCATCATTTGTACTGGCAAATTGGCAGTCTCAAGCTTCATGGGCAAGTATTCCTCACCTCTTGGTTTGTGATTGCGGCCCTCGTTACCATTTCAGTCTTAGCCACTCGTAACGTTCAGATGGTGCCGTCAGGTGTCCAAAACTTGATGGAATACGCCCTCGAATTCATTCGAGACTTGGCAAAGGGGCAAATCGGCGAAAAAGACTATCGCCCATGGGTACCGTTCATTGGCACCCTGTTTTTGTTCATCTTTGTCTCCAACTGGGGAGGAGCCCTGATTCCTTGGAAGCTAGTTGCTCTGCCTGAAGGCGAGTTGGCTGCCCCCACCAGTGACATTAACACCACCGTTGCCCTAGCGCTCCTCACCTCCTTGGCCTACTTCTACGCAGGCTTTAGCAAGAAAGGACTGGGCTACTTTGGTAACTATGTGCAGCCGGTAGCATTTATGTTGCCGTTCAAAATTATTGAAGATTTCACCAAGCCCCTTTCCCTGAGCTTCCGTCTATTTGGCAACATCTTGGCGGATGAGCTCGTGGTTGGGGTGCTGGTTCTTCTGGTGCCGTTGTTTGTGCCGCTGCCAGTGATGGCGCTTGGGTTGTTCACCAGTGCAATTCAGGCGTTGATCTTCGCTACGTTGGCCGCCGCCTACATCGGGGAAGCCATGGAAGAACACGGGGAAGAGCATGAGTAAGGGCCCCTTGCCCGCTCAGTTGGTTACGTAGGCTGGTTGTCTGGGGCCTGACCTCAGCAGCAGGTTTCGATGTGAGTTTAGTAGCTCTGCTGCACCACTCCATCGCTGATGTACTGTTTGATCGTTGTCTGTTTGTACTCTTAAGTTAGGGAAACATAATCATGAATCCAATTGTTGCCGCCGCTTCTGTTATTGCTGCTGCCCTTGCTGTGGGTCTAGCCGCGATCGGCCCTGGTATTGGTCAAGGTAATGCAGCTGGTCAGGCTGTTGAAGGTATTGCTCGTCAGCCAGAAGCAGAAGGTAAGATTCGTGGTACTCTTCTGCTCAGCTTGGCATTTATGGAAGCACTAACCATCTACGGTTTGGTGGTTGCCCTCGTTCTTTTGTTCGCCAATCCTTTCGCCTAAGTCATCTAATGGTCATTGGGTAGGTCGTTTGTTAACCCCTACCCGATGGCAACTCCGGCTCAAGCTTGTGTTGTTAGGTTGCACAGGTTGACTGTGTGCTGTCGTTTTCCCCAATGTATGATGGGGTGAGAGGATTATGATTCACTGGACAGTTCTACTTGCCGCTGAGGCCGCTGCTTCAGAGGGAGGGGGTGGACTTTTTGACTTAGATGCCACATTGCCCTTGATGGCCATTCAGTTTTTGCTGCTAATGGTGATCTTGAATGCAGTGTTTTATAAACCCCTGGGCAAGAGCATCGACGATCGAGATAACTATATTCGCACCACCCAAGCCGAGGCGAAGGAGCGATTGGAGCAAACCAAGCGCTTAACCCAGCAATACGAGACCGAACTGGCGTCTACGCGTCGTCAGTCTCAAACCGTGATTGCTGAAGCTCAAGCTGCTGCTCAAAAAATTGCTGCAGAGCAAATTGCTCAGGCTCAACAAGAAGCTCAGGCTCAGCGTGAGCAGGTTCAGCGTGAGCTGGATCAGCAAAAGACAGAGGCGCTAGCTTCGCTGGAGTCTCAAGTGGGTGCATTGAGTGAACAAATTTTGGATAAGCTCCTAGGAGCACAGGCTTAACGTCCATTCGATAGGCCGCGCATGTTTGAGGGGAGCCGCACTGGTAGATCATGGCTTAGGCAGTCTATTGGTTTGCCTAGGTGACTAGGAGTGTGCAAGGTTAAGGCTGGGTTGAGTAGATCAACGACGATTTAGGGATCATGGGAACTTTGTATTGGCTAGCTGAGCGAACTGGAACAGTGGTTCTGAAAGCGCCAGAGATTGAAGAAGCCGGGTTTGGCATCAATCTTGATCTTTTAGACACAAATCTAATTAATCTGATCATTATCATTGGGGTTTTGATCTATTTTGGACGGGGCTTCCTGGGTAAGTCTCTTTCAGAGCGGCGATCGCGCATTGAATCTGAGATTCGTGAGGCTGAGGAACGCAAGAAATCAGCCGCGTCGGCTTTAGCTGAACAGCAGCAAAAGCTGGCTCAAGCGAAGGCTGAAGCAGCAAAAATGCTCAGCGCTGCGGAGACCTCTGCTCAGGCTGCTCGTGACTCGATCTTGGCGGAGGCGGAGCGGGATATTTCTCGTCTGCGAGAAGCTGCAGCTCAAGACTTGACCTCTCAGCAAGAACGCATCATGCGAGAGGTTCGTAATCAAGTTGTCGCGATGGCGATGCAGCAAGCAGAATCTCAACTTCGCAATCAGATGGATGATGCCAAGCAGCAACAGCTGGTAGACCGTAGCATTGCTATGTTGGGAGGCAAGTCATGAACGATAGTTTAGTCACGGCTGAGATTCTAGAGCCCTATGCTCAGGCCTTGATGTCACTGGCTCAGGGGAACGACCTCGTTGATCCGTTGAGTGATGATGCCGCTGGTCTGTTGGAGCTTTTGAAAGAGTCGCCTGACCTAGGGCAATTTTTGTCGAGCCCCATTGTGGGCATCCCTCAAAAAAAGGCAGTCCTACGTCAAGCTCTGACTGATCAAGTTCATCCCTACATGATGAATTTCTTGCTGCTGTTGGTGGATCGCCGACGCATCTCGTTCATTGAAGGGATTTGCAGAAAATATCAATCCCTGGTTCGAGAGTTGAAGAAGACGGTGCTGGCTGAGGTTACGTCGGCCGTGCCCCTATCGGAATCTCAACAGGATGCTGTTCGTGCGCAGGTTCTAAGCCTTACAGGTGCGCAGCAAGTTGAGCTTGAACTATCGCAGAATCCGGACTTGATCGGTGGCGTTGTGATCCGAGTTGGCTCTCAAGTGATTGATGCGAGCCTTAGCGGACAGTTGCGACGCATCGGTCTTAAACTCAGCGTCATCAGCTAGCCTTCGATGAACTCATCTGGCTGCGGGTGAGTGAATTTGTCAGTACTAAACCCAATTAGACACCGTTCGTTGAGAGAAAATCCCTATGGTAAGTATCAGACCCGACGAAATTAGCAACATTATTCGTCAGCAGATTGAGCAATACGACCAAGACGTTAAGGTCTCTAACGTTGGTACCGTGCTTCAGGTGGGTGATGGCATTGCCCGCATCTATGGTTTGGAAGGAACCATGGCTGGTGAACTTCTAGAGTTTGAAGATGGCACGGTGGGTATCGCGCTGAACCTAGAAGAAGACAACGTTGGTGCTGTGTTGATGGGCAATGGTCGCTCCATCCAAGAAGGCAGCACCGTGACCTCCACCGGCCGGATTGCGGAAGTGCCGGTGGGTGAGGCCATGGTTGGTCGGGTGGTGGATGCCCTAGCGCGCCCCATCGACGGCAAAGGCGACATCAGTACCACCGAAACCCGCCTGATCGAATCCATGGCTCCTGGGATTATTGATCGGAAGTCGGTGTATGAACCGATGCAAACCGGAATTACGGCGATTGACTCCATGGTGCCCATCGGCCGCGGCCAGCGGGAGTTGATCATTGGCGATCGCCAAACCGGTAAGACCTCCGTGGCGGTAGACACCATCCTCAACCAAAAGGGTGAAGATGTGATCTGCGTGTACGTTGCTATTGGTCAAAAGGCATCTACCGTGGCTCAGGTGGTGGAAGTGCTGCGTCAGCGCGGTGCTTTAGACTACACCATTGTGGTTGCTGCTAACGCTAATGCTCCGGCAACCCTGCAATACCTAGCGCCCTACACCGGTGCGACCTTGGCGGAATACTTTATGTATAAAGGCAAGGCAACCTTGGTGGTCTATGATGACTTGTCCAAGCAAGCTCAAGCCTACCGTCAGATGTCCTTGCTGCTGCGTCGTCCGCCCGGACGGGAAGCCTACCCTGGCGATGTGTTTTACCTCCACTCTCGCTTGCTAGAGCGGGCTGCGAAGCTGAGCCCTGAGCTAGGTGAAGGCAGCATGACCGCGTTGCCGATCATCGAAACCCAAGCCGGTGACGTCTCCGCCTACATTCCCACCAACGTGATTTCCATCACCGATGGTCAGATCTTCCTCTCCTCTGACCTGTTCAACTCCGGTCTACGCCCTGCGATTAACGCTGGTATCTCCGTATCTCGGGTAGGTTCGGCGGCTCAGATTAAGGCGATGAAGCAGGTGGCTGGTAAGGTGAAGCTAGAGCTAGCTCAGTTTGCTGAACTAGAAGCTTTCTCCCAGTTTGCATCGGACTTGGATAAAGCCACCCAACAGCAGTTGGCTCGGGGACAGCGCTTGCGCGAACTGCTGAAGCAGCCCCAATACTCGCCCCTACCGGTGGCTGACCAAGTGGCTGTGATCTATGCT
Above is a genomic segment from Leptolyngbya sp. CCY15150 containing:
- the ftsH2 gene encoding ATP-dependent zinc metalloprotease FtsH2, yielding MKLSWRVILLWTIPALVIGFIFWQGAFSSQVDMGGRNAANTRMTYGRFLEYLDSGRVTSVDLYEGGRTAIVEATDPELDNRMQRLRVDLPGNTPEIVSKLRARNVNFDSHPPRNDGAIWGLLGNLVFPVLLIGGLFFLFRRSSNAPGGPGQAMNFGKSRARFQMEAKTGVMFDDVAGIEEAKEELQEVVTFLKKPERFTAVGARIPKGVLLVGPPGTGKTLLAKAIAGEAGVPFFSISGSEFVEMFVGVGASRVRDLFKKAKENAPCIIFIDEIDAVGRQRGAGIGGGNDEREQTLNQLLTEMDGFEGNTGIIIIAATNRPDVLDSALLRPGRFDRQVTVDAPDVKGRLEVLEVHSRNKKLAQEVSLEAIARRTPGFTGADLANLLNEAAILTARRRKDAITMREIDDAVDRVVAGMEGTPLVDSKSKRLIAYHELGHAIVGTLIKAHDPVQKVTLIPRGQAQGLTWFTPNEEQGLISRAQLRARITGALGGRAAEQVIFGDAEVTTGAGNDLQQVTGMARQMVTRFGMSDLGPLSLETQQGEVFLGRDLMTRSEYSEEIASRIDAQVRAIVEHCYEEACRIIRENRLVIDRLVDLLIEKETIDGDEFRQIVSEYAEVPEKEQYVPQL
- a CDS encoding Fur family transcriptional regulator, which encodes MSPKRTRNQEKVLSVLRALGRGTSAQDLFVELRDRSQGMGLATVYRALDSLKLEGVVQVRTVPSGEALYSLIQEDRHHLTCLQCGLSIAIDECPVHELQERLHDAYQFKIYYHTLEFFGLCTTCQTAQASMG
- a CDS encoding ATP synthase subunit I, with product MAAPAQLTPEPDSSMAEFYQLQQNLLITTLVMAGVIFVSVWVFYTVAIALNYLLGACVGVVYLRMLAKNVEELGRQRQKLGSARLALLIALILVASQWNQLQIMPIFLGFLTYKVALITYVLWTSFAPSLD
- the atpB gene encoding F0F1 ATP synthase subunit A codes for the protein MLNDLITIQHFPLAELEVGHHLYWQIGSLKLHGQVFLTSWFVIAALVTISVLATRNVQMVPSGVQNLMEYALEFIRDLAKGQIGEKDYRPWVPFIGTLFLFIFVSNWGGALIPWKLVALPEGELAAPTSDINTTVALALLTSLAYFYAGFSKKGLGYFGNYVQPVAFMLPFKIIEDFTKPLSLSFRLFGNILADELVVGVLVLLVPLFVPLPVMALGLFTSAIQALIFATLAAAYIGEAMEEHGEEHE
- the atpE gene encoding ATP synthase F0 subunit C; protein product: MNPIVAAASVIAAALAVGLAAIGPGIGQGNAAGQAVEGIARQPEAEGKIRGTLLLSLAFMEALTIYGLVVALVLLFANPFA
- a CDS encoding F0F1 ATP synthase subunit B' — protein: MIHWTVLLAAEAAASEGGGGLFDLDATLPLMAIQFLLLMVILNAVFYKPLGKSIDDRDNYIRTTQAEAKERLEQTKRLTQQYETELASTRRQSQTVIAEAQAAAQKIAAEQIAQAQQEAQAQREQVQRELDQQKTEALASLESQVGALSEQILDKLLGAQA
- a CDS encoding F0F1 ATP synthase subunit B, translated to MGTLYWLAERTGTVVLKAPEIEEAGFGINLDLLDTNLINLIIIIGVLIYFGRGFLGKSLSERRSRIESEIREAEERKKSAASALAEQQQKLAQAKAEAAKMLSAAETSAQAARDSILAEAERDISRLREAAAQDLTSQQERIMREVRNQVVAMAMQQAESQLRNQMDDAKQQQLVDRSIAMLGGKS
- the atpH gene encoding ATP synthase F1 subunit delta is translated as MNDSLVTAEILEPYAQALMSLAQGNDLVDPLSDDAAGLLELLKESPDLGQFLSSPIVGIPQKKAVLRQALTDQVHPYMMNFLLLLVDRRRISFIEGICRKYQSLVRELKKTVLAEVTSAVPLSESQQDAVRAQVLSLTGAQQVELELSQNPDLIGGVVIRVGSQVIDASLSGQLRRIGLKLSVIS
- the atpA gene encoding F0F1 ATP synthase subunit alpha, producing the protein MVSIRPDEISNIIRQQIEQYDQDVKVSNVGTVLQVGDGIARIYGLEGTMAGELLEFEDGTVGIALNLEEDNVGAVLMGNGRSIQEGSTVTSTGRIAEVPVGEAMVGRVVDALARPIDGKGDISTTETRLIESMAPGIIDRKSVYEPMQTGITAIDSMVPIGRGQRELIIGDRQTGKTSVAVDTILNQKGEDVICVYVAIGQKASTVAQVVEVLRQRGALDYTIVVAANANAPATLQYLAPYTGATLAEYFMYKGKATLVVYDDLSKQAQAYRQMSLLLRRPPGREAYPGDVFYLHSRLLERAAKLSPELGEGSMTALPIIETQAGDVSAYIPTNVISITDGQIFLSSDLFNSGLRPAINAGISVSRVGSAAQIKAMKQVAGKVKLELAQFAELEAFSQFASDLDKATQQQLARGQRLRELLKQPQYSPLPVADQVAVIYAGINGYMDDLDLDKVTSFVKGFRDYLANSKPKFSEIVRAEKKLTDEAETILKEAIAEYKQTFMAMA